CTTTGATATTTAGTAAATTTCTATATTTCGAATTACGAAATTCATTTTTTGAAATGTGAATTGCTTTATTAGTTTCTGGAACGTAATGTCTAATTACAAGTTCTTTGTATGTAGTTAATTCCGCTATTCTATACGAAACGGTATTAAATAGTTTATTTGCAAGTTCATCCTTTTGAGTAATATCAAAATTTGGAATTGTGGTGAACCCTTCTATTAATTTCTCTATTAATAGATCAAATTTATTATTTGGCTGTTTTTTCATATGGTTCCATAAGACTCGTTCATATGTATGGAATATAGATAAAGCGAATCAAAGCTGGGTGTATTTGCATGATTATATTATTACAATATAATCAAAGATATAAAAAGTATTTGCACTTTCATGAACTCTATAAATGCAAAGAGATTCCAATCTCCATTACGGTTCTCCATCATCTACTTATCATCCTCCTTAATTCTCACAGAAAACTCCTCATACGTCTCTGATTTTTCATTTGTCCATTTTGTTTGTAGAAACAGGTCTCTTATATCCATGCGGAGAAGTTTAGCGATTTCGTAAAACTCTTCTAGAGAAGGTTGTCTTTTATTATTACGCCATAGAGATATAGTGGACTCAGATTTATTAAAGTACTTCGCCAGAACTCTGTTCTTAATTTTTTTGTCTGTAAAGACCTTATTTAACAAGT
The window above is part of the Kaistella faecalis genome. Proteins encoded here:
- a CDS encoding helix-turn-helix transcriptional regulator, whose protein sequence is MDLNLLNKVFTDKKIKNRVLAKYFNKSESTISLWRNNKRQPSLEEFYEIAKLLRMDIRDLFLQTKWTNEKSETYEEFSVRIKEDDK